In Vibrio sp. 10N, the following proteins share a genomic window:
- the yigB gene encoding 5-amino-6-(5-phospho-D-ribitylamino)uracil phosphatase YigB produces the protein MRFYRSLDTIKAMTFDLDDTLYDNWPIIRKVEQKAALWLQQAHPISQQWDRAQWQAFKFKLLEQSPMLKHDVTEWRFQQIKQGLEHLGYDDPKATEAAQTLINHVLHWRSDFDVPHETHQVLTQLCHRIPLVAITNGNVDVDKIGLGGYFSLVLKAGPDGRAKPYADMFDKAAEFLALPRQQILHVGDHVVTDVAGAKRNGFSACWFNDQGMTPRDAQRMKQLPDIEISHIQQLLELTP, from the coding sequence ATGCGCTTTTATCGCAGCCTAGACACTATCAAGGCGATGACCTTTGATCTCGACGATACGCTCTATGACAACTGGCCGATTATTCGCAAGGTCGAACAAAAGGCCGCACTGTGGCTACAGCAAGCCCATCCCATCAGTCAGCAGTGGGACCGCGCTCAGTGGCAAGCGTTTAAGTTTAAGTTATTAGAGCAAAGCCCAATGTTGAAACATGATGTCACCGAGTGGCGTTTTCAGCAGATCAAGCAGGGTCTAGAGCATTTGGGTTACGATGATCCTAAAGCTACCGAGGCGGCACAAACGCTCATTAATCATGTTTTACACTGGCGCAGTGACTTCGATGTTCCACATGAAACACATCAGGTTCTCACCCAGTTGTGTCATCGGATACCGCTGGTTGCGATCACCAATGGTAATGTCGATGTCGATAAAATCGGTTTGGGTGGTTATTTCTCCCTTGTGCTCAAGGCGGGTCCAGACGGTAGAGCAAAACCTTATGCGGATATGTTTGATAAAGCCGCTGAGTTTCTAGCCTTGCCGCGTCAGCAAATACTGCATGTTGGCGATCACGTTGTGACCGATGTGGCGGGTGCCAAGCGAAACGGTTTTAGTGCCTGCTGGTTTAACGACCAAGGTATGACACCTCGTGATGCCCAGCGAATGAAACAACTGCCAGATATTGAAATCAGTCACATCCAGCAGCTGCTTGAGTTAACGCCTTGA
- the xerC gene encoding tyrosine recombinase XerC: MPKVNLPGGLQKPLDKFYEYLRSEKGLSLHTQRNYRQQLETMGQHLNEMGVKAWTQVDAGWVRQLAGKGMREGMKASSIATRLSSLRSFFDFLILRGELTANPAKGVSAPRKQRPLPKNLDVDEVSQLLEVDETDPLAIRDRAMMEMMYGAGLRLAEMVGIDVKHLNLSSGEIRVIGKGNKERKVPFSGYATEWATKWLKVRGELAKPGEPALFVSKLGTRISHRSVQKRMAEWGQKQSLASHVSPHKLRHSFATHMLESSNNLRAVQELLGHENISTTQIYTHLDFQHLAQAYDQAHPRAHKKGKPKQQEDS, translated from the coding sequence ATGCCTAAAGTAAACTTACCAGGTGGCCTACAAAAGCCGCTTGATAAGTTTTACGAATACCTACGCAGTGAAAAAGGGCTCAGTCTTCATACTCAGCGCAATTATCGTCAGCAACTCGAAACCATGGGTCAACACTTGAATGAGATGGGCGTGAAAGCTTGGACTCAGGTTGATGCCGGGTGGGTGAGACAGCTGGCGGGCAAAGGTATGCGAGAGGGGATGAAGGCGAGCAGCATTGCGACACGGTTATCGTCACTGCGTAGCTTTTTTGATTTCCTCATTTTGCGTGGTGAGCTGACGGCGAATCCGGCAAAAGGGGTCAGTGCGCCGCGTAAGCAGCGACCACTGCCTAAGAATCTTGATGTTGATGAAGTTTCGCAGCTTCTCGAAGTGGATGAAACCGATCCGCTGGCCATTCGTGATCGTGCCATGATGGAAATGATGTATGGTGCAGGATTGCGTTTAGCGGAGATGGTCGGCATCGATGTGAAACACCTTAACCTGTCGAGCGGTGAAATCCGTGTTATTGGTAAAGGTAACAAAGAGCGAAAAGTCCCATTTTCTGGCTATGCGACAGAGTGGGCGACAAAATGGCTCAAAGTACGCGGTGAGTTGGCAAAACCGGGTGAACCGGCACTATTCGTGTCGAAACTTGGTACGCGTATTTCTCATCGAAGCGTGCAAAAGCGCATGGCAGAGTGGGGACAGAAACAGTCGTTGGCGAGTCATGTGAGCCCACATAAACTTCGCCACTCGTTTGCCACGCATATGTTAGAGTCGAGCAACAACCTGCGTGCGGTTCAAGAGCTACTTGGTCATGAGAACATCTCGACGACGCAAATCTATACCCACCTCGATTTTCAACATCTTGCCCAAGCGTATGATCAAGCTCACCCCCGAGCACATAAGAAAGGTAAGCCTAAGCAACAAGAGGATTCCTAA
- a CDS encoding DUF484 family protein — protein sequence MSEFEANHLTAEVVAEYLSDHPDFFKGRESLVESLSLPHQQQGAVSLVGIQLQRQRERIEALEEEITALMSLAARNDKTFYEFMSLQENLLKCHDLQSVVTAIKQTATGLNLRGYLKLIDSDDNADPLSMESWKRFTTNHLNGKDAYLGRLRQADRTMLFTEQQIADGQVPELGSYVVLPLKRKFAQGLLIFSSDDGGHFQPDMDTLFLRHLALVVSYLCEHLDWQVQEEDNVRPSHA from the coding sequence TTGTCTGAGTTTGAAGCGAACCACCTGACAGCAGAAGTGGTAGCAGAGTATCTTTCTGATCATCCAGATTTTTTTAAGGGTAGAGAATCATTAGTAGAATCCCTTTCCCTCCCACACCAGCAGCAAGGTGCGGTGTCGTTGGTGGGCATTCAACTGCAAAGACAACGAGAGCGTATTGAAGCGCTCGAAGAAGAAATCACCGCATTGATGTCCCTTGCCGCACGCAATGATAAAACCTTCTATGAGTTCATGTCGCTGCAAGAAAACCTATTGAAATGCCATGATCTACAAAGTGTTGTTACGGCGATCAAGCAAACAGCGACTGGCTTGAACCTGCGCGGTTATCTCAAGCTTATCGACAGTGATGACAATGCTGACCCATTGTCGATGGAAAGCTGGAAGCGCTTTACCACCAATCATTTGAATGGCAAAGATGCCTATCTTGGACGTCTGCGTCAGGCGGACCGTACTATGCTATTTACAGAGCAGCAGATCGCCGATGGCCAGGTGCCTGAACTTGGCTCATACGTCGTGTTGCCGTTGAAGCGTAAGTTTGCGCAGGGGTTATTGATCTTCTCAAGTGACGATGGTGGTCACTTTCAACCGGACATGGATACCCTATTTTTGCGCCACCTAGCGCTGGTGGTTTCCTATCTTTGTGAGCACCTCGATTGGCAGGTGCAAGAGGAAGACAATGTCAGACCAAGCCATGCCTAA
- the lysA gene encoding diaminopimelate decarboxylase, with product MDYFNYQDDGQLWAENTSLTELAEQYGTPLYVYSRATLERHWNAFDKSVGDHPHLVCYAVKANSNIGVLNALARLGSGFDIVSGGELERVVAAGGDPSKVVFSGVGKTAQEMRRALELGIKCFNVESEPELERLNQVAGEMGVVAPISLRINPDVDANTHPYISTGLRDNKFGIAFDRAPAVYKFASSLPNLAVHGIDCHIGSQLTDIEPFIDATDRLLALIDQLRADGVDIRHLDVGGGLGVVYRDELPPQPSDYAKALLARLENHPELELIFEPGRAIAANAGVLLTKVEFLKHTEHKNFAIIDAAMNDLMRPALYQAWQDIIPVSPREGEATTYDLVGPICETGDFIGKDRALVLEPNDLLAVRSAGAYGFVMSSNYNTRPRVAEVMVDGNTAHLVRKRETLESLWELESILPE from the coding sequence TTGGATTATTTCAACTATCAGGACGATGGCCAGCTTTGGGCCGAGAATACGTCACTTACCGAACTTGCCGAGCAATACGGCACACCACTTTATGTATATTCCCGTGCGACGCTAGAGCGTCACTGGAATGCGTTTGATAAATCTGTCGGCGATCATCCACACTTAGTGTGTTATGCGGTGAAAGCAAACTCGAACATTGGCGTTCTTAATGCGCTGGCACGTTTGGGCTCGGGCTTTGATATTGTTTCTGGCGGTGAATTAGAGCGCGTAGTAGCAGCAGGTGGCGACCCAAGTAAAGTGGTGTTCTCTGGTGTCGGTAAAACCGCGCAAGAGATGCGTCGTGCGCTTGAGTTGGGCATTAAGTGCTTTAATGTTGAATCTGAACCTGAGCTTGAGCGCCTTAATCAGGTGGCCGGTGAAATGGGTGTCGTCGCACCGATTTCATTGCGTATTAACCCAGATGTGGACGCGAATACTCACCCATACATTTCAACCGGCCTGCGTGATAACAAGTTTGGTATTGCATTTGATCGTGCGCCAGCCGTTTACAAATTTGCCAGCAGCTTACCTAACCTAGCGGTTCATGGCATCGACTGTCATATCGGCTCTCAGCTAACGGATATCGAACCATTCATTGATGCGACCGATCGTCTGTTGGCGCTTATCGACCAACTTCGTGCTGATGGTGTGGACATTCGCCACTTAGATGTCGGCGGAGGTCTTGGCGTAGTGTATCGTGATGAATTGCCACCACAGCCATCGGACTATGCGAAAGCTCTATTGGCTCGTTTGGAAAACCACCCTGAACTTGAGCTGATTTTTGAGCCGGGTCGTGCGATCGCTGCTAATGCAGGCGTGCTACTGACGAAAGTTGAGTTTTTAAAACACACCGAGCACAAAAACTTCGCGATCATCGATGCGGCAATGAATGATTTAATGCGCCCTGCGCTTTATCAAGCTTGGCAAGACATCATTCCCGTGTCGCCTCGTGAAGGCGAAGCGACCACCTATGACCTTGTCGGACCTATCTGTGAAACCGGCGACTTTATCGGTAAAGATCGCGCCTTGGTATTAGAGCCAAACGATCTATTGGCGGTACGTTCAGCAGGGGCATACGGTTTTGTTATGTCGTCCAACTACAACACGCGTCCACGTGTTGCAGAAGTAATGGTTGATGGCAACACCGCACACCTTGTGCGTAAGCGTGAGACCCTTGAAAGCCTTTGGGAACTAGAAAGCATTTTGCCGGAGTAA
- the dapF gene encoding diaminopimelate epimerase, with the protein MHFHFSKMHGLGNDFMVVDCITQNVFFSPELIRRLADRHTGVGFDQLLIVEAPYDPETDFHYRIFNADGSEVEQCGNGARCFARFVQMKGLTNKYSISVSTKKGKMVLKLEENDLVTVNMGQPEFEPNKIPFKAKQKEKTYILRAGDHTLFCGAVSMGNPHVVTVVDNTETADVDTLGPLLESHERFPERVNAGFMQVLSRGEVNLRVYERGAGETQACGSGACGAVAVGIVQGLLDETVKVHLPGGDLKISWKGPGHPLYMTGAAAHVFDGQISC; encoded by the coding sequence ATGCACTTCCACTTTTCTAAAATGCACGGTCTGGGTAACGACTTTATGGTTGTTGACTGTATAACCCAGAACGTTTTCTTTTCGCCTGAGCTTATCCGTCGTTTGGCGGATAGGCATACCGGCGTTGGTTTTGACCAATTGTTGATTGTTGAAGCCCCTTATGATCCGGAAACTGACTTCCATTACCGCATTTTCAATGCCGATGGCAGTGAAGTGGAACAATGTGGTAACGGCGCACGCTGTTTTGCCCGCTTCGTACAGATGAAAGGGCTCACCAATAAGTACAGCATCAGCGTCAGTACTAAGAAAGGTAAAATGGTTCTGAAGTTGGAAGAGAACGATTTAGTGACGGTCAATATGGGCCAACCTGAATTCGAACCTAACAAGATCCCATTCAAAGCCAAGCAGAAAGAAAAGACGTATATTCTGCGTGCCGGTGACCATACCTTATTCTGCGGCGCTGTCAGCATGGGCAACCCACATGTCGTGACCGTCGTGGACAACACGGAAACAGCCGATGTCGATACTTTAGGCCCATTGCTGGAGTCGCATGAGCGTTTCCCTGAGCGTGTTAATGCGGGCTTTATGCAAGTGCTCAGCCGCGGGGAAGTGAACTTGCGTGTTTATGAGCGTGGAGCTGGTGAGACGCAAGCATGTGGAAGTGGCGCTTGTGGCGCTGTGGCGGTTGGTATTGTACAAGGCTTGCTGGATGAGACGGTGAAAGTGCACCTGCCGGGCGGTGATTTGAAGATCAGCTGGAAAGGGCCAGGCCATCCGTTGTATATGACGGGCGCGGCGGCTCACGTTTTCGATGGGCAGATTTCTTGTTAG
- the lptM gene encoding LPS translocon maturation chaperone LptM, with the protein MKKTITAMFMLVIVGLAGCGQTGELYMPAEEAPANEQAQ; encoded by the coding sequence ATGAAAAAGACGATTACAGCAATGTTTATGCTTGTAATAGTAGGACTTGCAGGGTGCGGCCAAACGGGCGAGTTGTATATGCCTGCCGAGGAAGCTCCAGCAAACGAGCAAGCGCAATAA